A genomic window from Fusarium falciforme chromosome 2, complete sequence includes:
- a CDS encoding PSDC domain-containing protein, producing MKVDLHLGQPSATTCRASRAPVPYHRRHPLNLGRAVPGNNSHTFASWTRTFVAYADQRYRRPEIPSWPQPIQDLSDLIESTPELRMLASAMFDEVPSKQPYLRDPAGHRQVRDYQHMLHLFSIIMTKIAPSWSMSENGLGIVGFPFNAVLDWPMATRSGYAFFLKAEVNAKLKVILDTWRDNVLKTNKSQYVLTTDPDGWLSSKVLVAIEGETNVDGQEPLPFHQIFECDPIGDPVHWGFQCWDDFFVRKFKDMDKIRPVAFPDDPRWIANACESRPYALQANVKEYDTFWLKGQPYSVVEMLNHHPDAGQFVGGTVFQAFLSATTYHRWSSPVAGKVIHSEIIDGTYFSEPTFDGFANPEGPDQAGPDRAQGYISHVATRAMFFIDTEGPVGVVCVLFVGMADVSTCEILEQFRRGLPQSVAKGEELGMFHHGGSTYCLLFPPDVNLTWVTAAYPGISDKNIPIRSRLAYACPAASTRRARPRITTGQMLDFDKMELL from the coding sequence ATGAAGGTCGATCTTCACTTAGGGCAGCCCTCTGCCACCACATGTCGGGCTTCTCGCGCCCCTGTGCCATACCACAGACGCCACCCTCTCAATCTTGGAAGAGCAGTGCCAGGAAACAATTCCCACACCTTTGCGAGCTGGACTCGAACGTTTGTCGCATACGCCGATCAGCGATATCGACGTCCAGAGattccatcatggcctcaGCCCATCCAAGACCTAAGCGACCTCATTGAGAGCACTCCAGAACTTCGAATGCTTGCCTCAGCCATGTTTGATGAAGTTCCAAGCAAGCAGCCTTACCTCAGGGATCCGGCCGGACACAGACAGGTTCGAGATTATCAGCACATGCTCCATCTCttttccatcatcatgaccaaGATTGCACCCAGCTGGAGTATGTCCGAGAATGGCCTAGGCATCGTCGGATTTCCATTCAATGCTGTTCTCGACTGGCCCATGGCGACTCGCAGCGGATatgccttcttcctcaaggccgaggtcaacgccaagctcaaggtcatcCTTGACACATGGAGAGACAATGtcctcaagaccaacaagtCGCAATACGTCCTCACCACCGATCCAGATGGATGGCTAAGCAGCAAGGTGCTGGTTGCCATTGAAGGAGAGACCAATGTCGACGGCCAAGAACCTCTACCCTTCCATCAAATCTTCGAATGCGACCCCATCGGTGACCCTGTCCACTGGGGCTTCCAGTGCTGGGACGATTTTTTCGTGAGGAAGTTCAAGGATATGGACAAGATTAGGCCCGTTGCATTCCCTGATGACCCAAGATGGATCGCCAATGCTTGCGAGTCGAGACCATATGCCCTGCAGGCCAACGTCAAGGAATACGACACATTCTGGCTAAAGGGCCAGCCATACTCTGTCGTCGAAATGCTGAACCACCACCCCGACGCGGGGCAATTCGTCGGCGGCACAGTATTCCAGGCCTTCCTGAGCGCCACGACCTACCATCGCTGGAGTTCTCCAGTCGCAGGGAAAGTAATTCACTCGGAGATCATCGACGGGACATACTTTTCGGAGCCAACCTTTGACGGCTTTGCAAACCCCGAAGGCCCTGATCAAGCCGGCCCAGACCGAGCTCAAGGCTACATATCCCATGTAGCTACACGAGCCATGTTCTTCATCGACACCGAGGGTCCGGTCGGAGTTGTATGCGTGCTCTTTGTTGGAATGGCTGATGTATCAACGTGCGAGATCTTGGAACAGTTTCGGCGAGGTCTACCACAGAGCGTGGCTAAGGGAGAGGAGTTGGGCATGTTCCATCACGGAGGATCAACCTATTGTCTTCTTTTCCCGCCAGATGTGAACCTTACGTGGGTTACTGCTGCATATCCTGGTATCTCGGATAAGAACATTCCGATTCGCAGCAGGTTGGCGTATGCATGTCCTGCAGCCTCGACAAGGCGTGCGCGTCCTAGGATTACCACGGGACAAATGTTGGATTTTGATAAGATGGAATTGCTCTAA
- a CDS encoding F-box domain-containing protein — protein sequence MNLNNLPTELIARILDHLAPLYRDLGRRDLCQARLVCHLWNDLVTKALFKNLTLSHTLETAGQDFQSWKNLVSLETVRDAAQSVVIETCPAKDLVHGRDPTTWHDWEEKGEWPAFTSAIDRIAELRHIRSISVRFSKWCLGDHIHFGSTRDRELQSTREHTLRNVLNALQQRRARGGTSEVTEIRELALENLQNIALPLDIYEGLLKDMTRLHIMFCVEHTRNAFAYDTHHIERREYEPHLQKTLLPSVANQLVELTLASQDRWGVMPGKFNGEGLDFPFLGTLTLGEYVIGHHRQFDWVLAQKTLTCLRLNRCFIASHMRLYEGDIEEWHIDTEDWERVSSEPYYGWDEHQVYLFSGRWETVFDNIRESLPRLAEFCLTWDKPTDFFRQLDVSKPSWLSLDRYITFDISKKPSPWIASKDFGYYPYRDDKDPTRPVNLAQVMDEQDRRAFEELISATYQQRKMTG from the coding sequence ATGAATCTGAACAACCTGCCGACGGAATTAATTGCTCGAATTCTTGACCACCTGGCTCCTCTTTACAGAGACCTAGGCCGTCGCGATCTATGCCAGGCCCGCCTGGTGTGCCACTTGTGGAACGACCTGGTAACCAAGGCGCTATTCAAAAACCTCACGTTGTCCCATACTCTGGAGACTGCGGGCCAAGACTTTCAATCCTGGAAGAACCTCGTCAGTCTTGAAACCGTACGTGATGCCGCGCAAAGCGTAGTCATTGAGACATGCCCAGCAAAGGATCTAGTCCACGGCCGTGACCCGACGACATGGCACGACTGGGAGGAAAAGGGTGAATGGCCTGCCTTCACCTCGGCGATCGATAGAATCGCCGAGCTTCGCCATATCAGGTCAATCAGCGTTCGATTTTCCAAGTGGTGTCTTGGAGATCATATCCACTTTGGAAGCACCAGAGACCGCGAGTTGCAGTCCACGCGCGAACATACACTAAGGAACGTTCTCAATGCCTTGCAGCAGCGGAGAGCCCGCGGTGGCACTTCTGAAGTGACAGAGATCCGAGAGCTGGCACTCGAGAATCTGCAAAATATTGCTCTCCCGCTCGACATCTATGAGGGACTCCTCAAAGACATGACCCGTTTGCACATCATGTTCTGCGTGGAACATACTCGAAACGCCTTCGCCTACGACACTCACCACATAGAGCGCCGCGAATACGAGCCGCACCTGCAAAAGACCCTCCTCCCTTCTGTTGCCAACCAGCTCGTCGAACTCACACTCGCCTCTCAAGACCGCTGGGGGGTAATGCCGGGCAAGTTCAATGGCGAGGGTCTTGACTTTCCATTCCTCGGGACTTTGACACTCGGTGAATATGTGATTGGACATCATCGTCAGTTTGACTGGGTGCTAGCTCAGAAAACGCTGACTTGTCTACGGCTGAATCGTTGCTTCATCGCCTCACACATGCGTTTGTACGAGGGTGACATTGAAGAGTGGCATATCGATACCGAGGATTGGGAGAGGGTGTCCAGCGAGCCTTACTACGGGTGGGACGAACATCAGGTCTATCTCTTCTCCGGGAGGTGGGAGACAGTATTCGACAATATTCGAGAGAGCCTTCCTCGACTGGCAGAGTTCTGCCTCACCTGGGATAAACCAACAGATTTCTTCCGCCAACTGGATGTTTCTAAGCCTTCTTGGCTATCACTGGACCGTTACATCACGTTTGACATCTCAAAGAAGCCTAGTCCTTGGATTGCCTCGAAGGATTTTGGTTACTACCCTTATCGAGACGACAAGGATCCGACGAGGCCTGTTAACCTCGCTCAGGTGATGGATGAGCAAGATCGTAGAGCGTTTGAGGAGCTGATTTCTGCAACGTATCAGCAACGAAAGATGACTGGATGA
- a CDS encoding Catalase yields MPAPNDNPLCTLANGQPSENPGSVQQVRYGNSNGGLIVLSDTQTLEVLAHFARERIPERSVHAKAAGAFGEFEVLEDVSDLTDANFLTGIGKKTKILTRMSTVGGEKGSSDTVRDVRGWATKFYTEEGIQDFVFNDLPVFFIRDPIKFPSMNRSHKRHPQTNVPDNTMFWDFHVNNPEGIHALMHLFGQRGIPASLRNINGFSVHTYTLNKANGSYVYVKWHFRPDDGIKTMDADTAVRLAGSEPDYHVKDLFKAIEKGDFPSWGVYIQVMKPEEIKNAPIDIFDDTYTWPFEKYPLRLVGRLTLNKNPSNYFQDIEQACFSPSNMVPGIGPSADPVLQARMFSYPDAHRYRVGPNYFQLPPNRPTNKVYAPYVRDGPGTMNGNYGGDPDYVFSELRPVSVSHRVQMPTHEVWAGHVTAFSTSIMDKDFEQPRKLWKIICDENGGKEQFLHNILPTLVDIPGKLRNEVLDYFGRVDGKLKEVLREALEKQSRQAHNGK; encoded by the exons ATG CCCGCCCCGAACGATAACCCCCTGTGCACGCTCGCCAATG GGCAACCAAGTGAGAATCCTGGATCAGTCCAGCAAGTTCGCTATGGCAACAGCAACGGTGGCCTGATTGTCTTGAGCGACACCCAGACCCTCGAGGTCTTGGCCCATTTTGCCCGAGAACGCATTCCTGAGCG AAGCGTTCATGCAAAGGCCGCTGGAGCCTTTGGCGAATTTgaggtcctcgaggatgTCTCAGACTTGACTGACGCCAATTTCCTCACCGGCATCGGCAAAAAGACAAAGATTCTCACCAGAATGTCCACCGTCGGCGGCGAGAAAGGATCCAGCGACACAGTCCGCGATGTACGAGGCTGGGCGACAAAGTTCTACACCGAAGAGGGCATCCAGGACTTTGTCTTTAACGACCTGCCCGTGTTTTTCATTAGGGACCCAATCAAGTTTCCGTCCATGAACAGGAGCCACAAGCGTCATCCTCAGACGAATGTTCCGGATAATACCATGTTTTGGGACTTTCATGTTAATAACCCAGAGGGCATTCATGCTTTGATGCATTTGTTTGGACAGCGAGGCATTCCGGCTTCGTTGAGGAACATCAACGGCTTTAGTGTTCACACGTACACCCTGAACAAGGCT AACGGCAGCTATGTCTACGTCAAGTGGCACTTCAGGCCCGACGACGGTATCAAGACCATGGACGCCGACACAGCTGTCCGACTGGCTGGTTCAGAGCCAGACTATCACGTCAAGGATCTATTTAAGGCCATTGAGAAGGGAGACTTTCCGTCTTGGGGTGTATACATTCAGGTCATGAAACCTGAAGAGATCAAGAATGCTCCCATCGACATTTTCGATGACACTTACACCTGGCCGTTTGAGAAGTATCCGCTACGGCTTGTTGGCCGCCTGACGCTCAACAAGAAT CCGAGCAACTACTTCCAGGACATTGAGCAAGCTTGCTTCTCGCCGTCCAACATGGTGCCAGGCATTGGACCCTCGGCTGATCCAG TTCTCCAAGCTAGAATGTTTAGCTATCCAGACGCCCATCGCTACCG CGTCGGCCCCAACTACTTCCAACTCCCACCAAATCGACCAACTAACAAGGTATACGCTCCCTACGTCCGTGACGGCCCAGGAACCATGAACGGAAACTACGGAGGCGACCCAGACTATGTGTTCTCTGAGCTTCGTCCAGTATCCGTCAGCCATCGTGTTCAGATGCCAACCCATGAGGTTTGGGCTGGACATGTAACTGCGTTTTCGACTTCGATTATGGACAAGGACTTTGAGCAGCCTAGGAAGCTTTGGAAGATCATCTGTGACGAGAATGGTGGGAAGGAACAATTTCTTCACAACATTCTTCCTACGCTGGTGGATATTCCTGGCAAGTTGAGGAACGAAGTGTTAG ATTACTTTGGCCGTGTGGACGGGAAGCTGAAAGAAGTTCTTCGAGAGGCTCTTGAGAAGCAATCAAGACAGGCCCACAATGGTAAGTAA
- a CDS encoding Fungal-trans domain-containing protein → MVLEDGSVTFDKSKAKTAPTGCFTVVQPTGFNASDNFAFGLAQKDNTGGETPKSITFCRRLEAMSRELQELRNQRDEDHPSSRTESTADSGPSTVEDDGQDDFSLSVPAVSLNGVLLDSSIATETIKTFAEVFRPQLPVIGSLSADDTYQSQPFLFWTIVIIIACHLPGQQYAEMLQLLQTPYTTMLHQQILDAPLPLHKIQALLLLCHWPLPCETQTRDPSWLYCGVLIQAARFMSLDRQQTVPSLRSLGVASGSIRARINTWLGCFCVSTSLSLHLGLPPPIDSDLDFGSIHSFLRRQTAPPTFAMQVRVQLIVAKFTSLLNHDMGEGASSSFIRLLDTELDALRAEVSLEDEQMRAVELGILGAKMHLYALVITKDSNNSSSRQIMLRTARDVALRIIHISTLAMRNAPPDGNDQELIRKQRCLPKNHYRCLAFATIFLLKFFHRRGSDVPEERQAVANHISMAQNLFKACATEPLDEYNRTARVFEVLGRESPKSIEPDALRLTHRMGVSIVFDAVSNASEARGKPVEIRENETIQDEGMSTGSRVHERLLNQPAVELDQPDTSSEFLRGFWSDPYMSLLSFDPTPLESEYQDSWPSF, encoded by the exons ATGGTTCTGGAAGATGGGTCAGTAACTTtcgacaagtccaaggccaagacggccCCTACCGGCTGCTTCACAGTTGTTCAGCCCACTGGCTTCAATGCGAGTGACAATTTCGCCTTTGGTCTTGCCCAAAAGGACAACACTGGTGGCGAAACCCCCAAGTCAATT ACCTTCTGCAGGCGTCTGGAAGCCATGAGCAGGGAGCTTCAAGAGCTCCGTAATCAGAGAGACGAGGATCACCCATCTTCAAGGACGGAGTCGACTGCCGATTCCGGCCCGTCAACGGTTGAGGATGACGGGCAGGATGACTTCTCACTGAGTGTACCCGCAGTGAGCCTAAATGGGGTGCTGTTGGATTCTTCGATAGCCACCGAAACAATCAAGAC GTTTGCCGAAGTGTTTCGTCCACAACTTCCGGTCATTGGATCGCTGTCGGCCGACGACACGTATCAGTCTCAACCATTTCTCTTCTGGACGATAGTCATTATTATTGCGTGCCACTTGCCCGGGCAACAATACGCCGAGATGCTCCAACTACTCCAGACGCCGTACACCACCATGCTTCACCAACAAATTCTTGATGCCCCTCTACCTCTTCACAAGATACaggctttattattactgTGTCATTGGCCGTTACCGTGCGAGACGCAGACAAGAGATCCCAGCTGGCTCTACTGCGGAGTTCTCATTCAGGCAGCTCGGTTCATGAGTCTGGACCGCCAGCAGACTGTGCCGTCGCTCCGAAGTCTTGGTGTTGCTTCGGGTAGCATCAGAGCAAGAATCAATACCTGGCTAGGTTGCTTCTGCGTATCTACATC GTTGAGCTTGCACTTGGGACTGCCTCCTCCGATCGATTCAGATCTTGACTTTGGCAGTATCCACTCGTTTCTCAGAAGACAAACGGCACCACCTACCTTTGCCATGCAAGTTCGCGTCCAGCTCATCGTGGCAAAGTTTACATCCCTGCTGAACCACGACATGGGTGAAGGTGCAAGCTCCTCCTTTATCAGACTTCTTGATACCGAGCTCGATGCGCTGAGAGCCGAAGTATCTCTTGAAGATGAACAAATGAGGGCTGTCGAGCTCGGCATTCTGGGCGCCAAGATGCACCTCTACGCCTTGGTCATCACCAAAGATTCAAACAACTCCTCGTCGCGGCAAATTATGCTGAGAACTGCCCGCGACGTCGCGCTTAGGATCATTCACATATCAACTTTGGCCATGCGGAATGCCCCGCCTGATGGGAATGATCAAGAACTCATTCGAAAACAACGGTGTCTGCCAAAGAATCATTACAGGTGTCTCGCCTTTGCCACAATATTTCTCCTGAAATTCTTCCATCGTCGCGGATCCGATGTCCCAGAAGAGAGACAAGCTGTTGCAAACCACATTTCAATGGCTCAGAATCTCTTCAAGGCTTGCGCAACGGAGCCACTAGACGAATACAACCGAACGGCAAGGGTGTTTGAGGTCCTTGGACGGGAAAGCCCAAAATCAATTGAACCAGACGCACTACGTCTTACTCACAGAATGGGCGTGTCGATAGTCTTTGACGCCGTGAGCAATGCCTCTGAAGCTCGTGGGAAGCCCGTGGAAATCCGTGAGAACGAGACAATCCAGGATGAGGGAATGTCCACAGGATCCAGGGTCCATGAACGGCTGTTGAACCAACCGGCGGTTGAGCTGGATCAACCTGATACAAGCTCGGAGTTTCTCAGGGGCTTTTGGAGTGATCCATATATGAGCTTGCTGTCCTTTGATCCAACACCACTTGAGTCGGAGTATCAAGATTCTTGGCCATCATTCTGA
- a CDS encoding HET domain-containing protein yields the protein MTGFCERYPRTRYRKITRESVAASAQHCPICTVLDDGMAAFWASRCRPKNEDQKEVKEDENKAHGNKGDMPSTTKRPGGGLALCEENITLELRPGRSLCINRRDRQRQGHWKGLTKYLGRLEFSTDEDDQRPAFNPAFARGAVPLSCPNADSVAAILKRWLKLCDEHEQCSSPPQSRPKRLIYISPDEQTLIETKSHLLDCSRYVTLSHCWGNPANVKPLQTTKDSYNARIEGINWAELPTLFQDVITLLRKLGLCYLWIDSICIIQDDDGDWLEQLAQMAGVYSNSYLNLAAAAAKDSSQCLFEQRLQVFAGADNDAFGRPSGPSLHLEKWAAHVIRPRDIASASILVRPHNQLGHNCVLGDETTGREAECPLLDRAWVYQERLLAPRTAFFSRSELMWQCWEFSGCECRELDNHWNILPQAEAISEQNNLSSLDRQLESPCWEKSWFEKLRRNSGSPVATQNARNFWLLCVAQYSSMALTRESDRAHAIAGVALKIREVTNDRYLAGLWYQDLPRALTWASFPDLKSIKNATRHEGGIPTWSWISAHRGSHLSISYPFSHRFKADPRVRIIEEGTWCRIDGYQFGLTRSGQIELEAASLAAFIAAQTCTYFSRIALTTLRNL from the exons ATGACTGGCTTTTGTGAGCGCTACCCACGTACCCGATACCGAAAAATTACGCGCGAGAGCGTCGCCGCCAGCGCGCAGCACTGCCCCATCTGCAccgttcttgatgatggtatGGCGGCTTTCTGGGCTAGCCGCTGTAGGCCCAAGAACGAGGACCAGAAAGAGGTCAAAGAAGATGAAAACAAGGCCCACGGAAATAAGGGCGACATGCCCAGTACCACCAAACGCCCAGGCGGGGGGCTGGCGCTGTGTGAAGAAAATATAACTCTTGAGCTGCGGCCTGGCAGGAGCCTCTGCATCAACCGCCGGGACCGACAGAGGCAGGGGCATTGGAAAGGCTTAACCAAGTATCTTGGGCGGCTCGAGTTCTCCACTGATGAAG ATGATCAACGCCCTGCGTTTAACCCAGCCTTTGCGAGAGGCGCCGTCCCTCTGAGCTGCCCTAATGCCGACTCTGTCGCAGCTATCTTGAAGAGATGGCTTAAATTATGCGATGAGCATGAGCAATGTTCATCCCCCCCCCAGAGCCGGCCCAAGCGGTTAATTTACATCTCCCCGGACGAGCAAACACTTATCGAGACCAAGAGTCACCTGCTAGATTGCTCACGTTATGTGACCCTTAGCCATTGCTGGGGCAATCCGGCCAACGTCAAGCCACTCCAAACGACAAAGGATTCGTACAATGCACGAATAGAGGGAATAAACTGGGCGGAACTCCCAACTCTCTTCCAGGATGTTATCACACTGTTGCGCAAGCTTGGACTGTGTTATCTGTGGATTGACTCAATATGTATCatccaagatgacgatggcgactGGCTTGAGCAGTTGGCCCAGATGGCCGGCGTCTATTCGAACAGCTACCTCAACCTGGCTGCCGCCGCGGCTAAAGATTCGTCTCAATGTCTCTTCGAACAGAGGCTTCAGGTCTTTGCAGGTGCTGATAATGACGCTTTCGGCAGGCCATCTGGCCCCAGCCTTCATCTCGAAAAGTGGGCGGCCCATGTGATTCGACCCAGAGACATTGCGTCGGCATCCATCCTCGTCCGGCCGCATAACCAACTGGGCCATAATTGCGTCCTCGGGGACGAGACTACCGGCAGGGAGGCGGAATGCCCATTGCTTGACAGGGCATGGGTTTACCAGGAGAGATTGCTGGCGCCCCGAACCGCCTTTTTCTCACGTTCTGAGCTCATGTGGCAATGCTGGGAGTTCTCAGGCTGCGAGTGCAGAGAACTGGATAACCATTGGAACATTTTGCCACAAGCCGAAGCCATCTCTGAGCAGAACAACCTGTCCTCCTTAGACCGCCAGCTCGAGTCTCCATGTTGGGAGAAAAGCTGGTTCGAGAAACTCCGAAGAAACTCTGGAAGTCCTGTCGCTACTCAGAACGCCCGCAACTTTTGGCTGTTATGCGTGGCTCAGTATAGCTCCATGGCTCTGACGAGAGAGTCTGACCGGGCTCATGCGATTGCTGGAGTGGCCCTTAAGATACGAGAAGTGACAAACGACAGATACCTGGCCGGTCTTTGGTACCAAGACCTCCCTCGGGCCTTGACGTGGGCTTCATTTCCTGACCTCAAAAGCATCAAGAATGCCACCCGACATGAGGGAGGGATCCCGACTTGGTCATGGATATCTGCACATAGGGGTTCGCACCTATCGATTTCATACCCCTTTTCTCATCGGTTCAAGGCGGACCCTCGAGTTCGCATCATTGAGGAGGGGACTTGGTGTAGAATAGACGGCTACCAGTTCGGGCTCACACGATCCGGCCAGATCGAACTCGAGGCCGCTTCTCTGGCCGCGTTTATTGCA GCGCAGACATGTACCTACTTCTCCCGGATTGCCCTCACGACCCTTCGGAACCTTTGA
- a CDS encoding MFS domain-containing protein translates to MSKYEPYRGEPTKSGEIAPDYVELETTTWHSVPQEDQESTAYDPTQLIETTSTRSTKNDMEIQLPIGQAIKKYPKIAGYCLAMTIPIIGWGYDLLVVGAITGEDSFKADYGKMIDGEMTIPGNWLSLWMGLPPAGAAAGAMLGGWLQNRIGRKFSLMIGSIISAGAIACIFFSHLPPEPDTKRVVITVGLTFQGFTVGIIKTTCLTWVSENAPTALRGPAMALFPTFTLIGQLIGAIVVYAVNQMGNKNGYLGAFGSQWILVLGPFILSCLMPESPAHLIRTNQEERAIRSATRLFGPKMNPYSALEKIRQTIEEEKATTASVSYWACFKGSNLRRTMIVILANVIPALFGLELLSNATVFLQSIGMASGPSLLIMIGGIIAGMVANGIGFWLLSRTGRRSMTIVSMGIASLLWGAMGISGFWSGPALAWLAAGLMISVIVVCGLGCWPASYAIMGETSSLQLRSLTHGIGSVVSQAASITLAVLLPMLFSKDKAALGAKTAFVFCGLCIIGVVLAWLWIPEMKGRSMIELDHMFEMRLPTRKFKGFKMETHEIQEASPLAERGA, encoded by the coding sequence ATGTCCAAGTACGAACCCTACCGAGGAGAACCGACAAAGTCGGGCGAGATCGCCCCAGACTACGTTGAGCTAGAAACAACAACATGGCATTCCGTCCCGCAGGAAGATCAAGAATCAACCGCCTATGACCCTACACAACTCATCGAAACAACATCAACCCGGAGCACAAAAAATGACATGGAGATACAACTACCCATCGGCCAGGCTATCAAAAAGTATCCCAAGATCGCGGGTTATTGTCTAGCAATGACAATTCCCATCATCGGATGGGGCTACGACTTGCTTGTTGTGGGTGCCATTACTGGCGAGGACTCGTTCAAGGCGGATTACGGCAAGATGATTGATGGAGAAATGACCATCCCGGGAAATTGGCTATCTCTGTGGATGGGTCTTCCTCCCGCTGGAGCAGCTGCAGGTGCTATGTTGGGCGGTTGGCTACAGAATCGGATCGGCCGCAAGTTCTCTCTCATGATCGGTAGTATCATCTCAGCCGGGGCTATTGCAtgcatcttcttctcccatcTTCCTCCGGAGCCCGACACCAAGCGAGTCGTCATCACTGTTGGTTTGACTTTCCAAGGATTCACAGtcggcatcatcaagacCACTTGTCTTACCTGGGTGTCGGAAAATGCTCCAACAGCACTCCGGGGTCCGGCCATGGCTCTTTTCCCAACCTTTACCTTGATCGGTCAACTTATCGGCGCCATCGTGGTGTATGCGGTCAACCAGATGGGAAATAAGAATGGCTACCTTGGAGCGTTTGGTTCCCAGTGGATTCTGGTCCTTGGACCTTTCATTCTATCCTGCCTTATGCCCGAAAGCCCGGCTCACCTTATCCGAACGAACCAAGAAGAGAGAGCCATTCGCTCTGCGACCCGGCTTTTCGGCCCCAAGATGAACCCATACAGTGCCTTGGAGAAGATCCGACAAACTATTGAGGAAGAAAAGGCGACGACTGCATCGGTGTCTTACTGGGCCTGCTTCAAGGGAAGCAACCTCCGCCGTACCATGATTGTCATATTGGCGAACGTCATCCCTGCGTTGTTTGGTCTGGAACTCTTGTCTAATGCCACAGTCTTTCTGCAGAGCATCGGCATGGCATCTGGTCCGAGTTTGCTCATCATGATTGGTGGCATCATCGCAGGAATGGTAGCCAACGGTATTGGTTTCTGGCTTCTTTCCCGCACCGGCCGAAGGAGCATGACTATTGTGTCGATGGGTATCGCTTCACTATTGTGGGGAGCTATGGGTATCTCGGGCTTCTGGTCAGGTCCAGCACTCGCCTGGTTGGCTGCAGGACTCATGATCTCAGTCATTGTGGTATGTGGTTTGGGCTGCTGGCCAGCAAGCTACGCAATCATGGGAGAAACAAGCTCTCTCCAACTCCGATCCCTTACACACGGCATTGGAAGCGTGGTATCCCAAGCTGCATCCATCACCCTAGCCGTCCTGCTACCGATGCTCTTCAGCAAAGACAAGGCAGCCCTCGGAGCAAAGACTGCTTTCGTCTTTTGTGGCCTCTGCATTATTGGTGTCGTTCTGGCTTGGCTGTGGATTCCCGAGATGAAGGGCAGGAGTATGATTGAGCTTGATCACATGTTTGAGATGAGGCTTCCTACGAGGAAGTTCAAGGGCTTCAAGATGGAGACGCATGAGATTCAGGAGGCATCGCCGCTGGCTGAACGCGGCGCGTAG
- a CDS encoding Methyltransf-11 domain-containing protein, which produces MSEKTFRAYSQEQGKNYAQLRLDYNDSLYQAILDFQKAGSGQFDTIIDIGCGPGTAVRKLAPNFKNAIGLDPSEGMISTARSLSTPDEGIRFEVSSAETLGSELETPIPEESVDVITAATCAHWFDMPSFWERAAKVLKPGGTVAFWTGGDLRVDETMAEHVALQAVIDELDEQLQDYLLPGNWLTRDLYRRIPLPWTCPTPVPEFDESSFKRLEWNTGPVSPSDCFFAKKQPLPPVLIELMLGTASPVTRWREAHPEAVGTEQDVLRIMRRKLEKILHDSGVEEGAELVHGDMEGALLLVRKKAI; this is translated from the coding sequence ATGTCCGAAAAGACTTTCCGCGCCTACAGCCAGGAGCAGGGCAAAAACTACGCCCAGCTGCGCCTCGACTACAATGACAGCCTTTACCAAGCCATCCTTGACTTCCAAAAAGCCGGCTCCGGCCAATTCGATACCATCATCGACATTGGCTGTGGTCCCGGAACCGCAGTCCGCAAGCTTGCGCCAAACTTCAAAAATGCCATTGGTCTTGATCCTTCAGAGGGAATGATCAGCACTGCTCGATCCCTCAGCACCCCAGATGAAGGCATCCGCTTTGAGGTGTCATCGGCAGAGACACTCGGCTCTGAGCTTGAGACGCCTATTCCCGAAGAGAGCGTTGATGTCATCACTGCTGCTACATGCGCTCACTGGTTCGACATGCCGAGCTTCTGGGAGCGAGCTGCCAAGGTCCTCAAGCCTGGCGGCACAGTCGCTTTCTGGACCGGTGGCGATCTTCGTGTCGACGAGACCATGGCCGAGCACGTTGCCCTTCAGGCTGTCATCGATGAACTCGATGAACAGCTACAGGACTACCTCCTGCCAGGCAACTGGCTCACCCGCGACTTGTATCGCCGCATCCCCCTCCCCTGGACTTGTCCAACCCCCGTACCTGAATTCGACGAGTCGTCTTTCAAGCGGCTGGAGTGGAACACAGGCCCTGTTTCTCCATCTGACTGCTTctttgccaagaagcagcctcTCCCTCCGGTCTTGATCGAGCTGATGCTTGGAACCGCCAGCCCAGTTACGAGATGGCGGGAGGCCCACCCAGAAGCCGTAGGCACTGAGCAAGATGTTTTGCGTATCATGAGAAGAAAGCTTGAGAAGATCCTTCACGACTCTGGCGTCGAGGAGGGTGCGGAGCTTGTCCACGGTGACATGGAGGGGGCCTTGCTGTTGGTGAGAAAGAAGGCTATTTAG